The genomic stretch CCCGCTGCAAAGATTTTAATGTCGGCGCCGCTGGCCACCGCCGCCACCACCAGCGGGGTATGACGGTTCGCCACATCCAGGTCGCCGGTAGTCAGGGCGGGAATCATCTGCCCTGCGGCGATCTGCCCCACATACTTAGGTTTAACCTTGGCGTTATCGAAGTAGCCCAGATCATCCGCCAGGTAGATCAGGTCATAATAAACCCATTCGGGGTATTTGAATTCTACCACCGCATTGGGATCCGATGGCTTCTGCTGCCCACCGCCGGCAAATACCGCCGATGGAGTGACAACCAGAGCCGCAAGGAAGAAAAACAGGAACTTTTCACATAACTTCATCTTTTTCTTATTTCTCCTTTCATAATAGATATAAAACACATAGGTTTAGTATGCTTTACTTGTACCAATTTATACTATATACTTATTAATGTCAACAATTTTTTGTAGAGGAAAAACATGTTTCACCAGGTGTCCATCCTGCTGGCCTTTGGGGCGGGCCTGCTTTCGTTCCTATCCCCCTGTATATTACCCCTGATCCCCTCCTATCTCGCCTTCCTTGGCGGTATGGCAAACAAACGCCACCTGGTTGCGGCAACCCTAAGCTTTATCCTGGGGTTCAGCGTGGTCTTTACCGTCCTGAGCATACTCTTTTCGGGAACCTTTCTCCTTTTAGGCGGAGCAGCCCGGTATATCAACATAGCGGCGGGGATCATGGTCATCCTCCTTGGCTTGAATGTCCTCTTCGACTTTCTTAAATTCCTGAATTACGAAAAACGGGCAACGCTTACCGGACGTCCCAAGGGCTTGGCCGGGGCTTTCCTGGTGGGTATCGCCTTTGGCGCAGGCTGGAGTCCCTGTGTAGGGCCCATCCTGGGCAGCATACTCCTCATGGCCGGGCAAAGCGGAAAAGCCGGTCAGGCTATGCTGTACTTGGCGGTGTATTCCGCCGGGCTGGGGCTGCCCTTTCTGGCTGCGGCGGTCTTTTTTAACCGCTTTCTCAGGGGCGCTGCAAAACTCCGCTCCCACCTGCCCCTGATAAAACGGATCAGCGGAATCTTCCTCATCGGTATCGGTATTTTCATCCTCCTGGGCCAGTACCAGCGGCTGAATATCTTCCTGCTAAAAGCTGAATATGCCTTCTCGTCCTGGGCTAAAACCGGGGGTCTCCCGGCACGTCTTTTGCCGGCCATCTTCTTTTTCATTATCGCCGCCTTACCCCCGGTGTTCCGGCTCCTCAAGAGACGACCCCTGCGGTCCTGGCCGCTTATCATTTTTTCCGGTATCTTTAGTATCCTGGGTATTGTCCAGGCTGCGGGAATGCTGGACAGCGCGGGTCTCATTGCCCGCTGGCTGCTCTACCGGCAGACCATATAGGAGTTTAACAATGATAAACAAACAGTTTTTATGCGCCCTGTTCATTTTGGGAGCCCTGCTGCTCTTCCCCCAGTGCGTTCCAGCCAAAGGGGCGTCACAAAAAAACAACGATACCACCGGCACGGCGGCTCCGGCGGAAGAAATCGATTGGGATTCCCTGCCGGAAATAGACCCGGGTGTAAAACAGGCTTTCGAAGAACTGGGCATTCCGGTTGTAGACCGGCCTATTCCTATATTTGACTTTTCCGCAGAGCTATTAGACGGATCTTTCATCAAACTATCGGATTTCAAGGGCAAGGTGGTATTCCTCAATTTCTGGGCTACCTGGTGCGGCCCCTGCAGAATGGAAATGCCCTCCATGGAAATCCTGTACCGACGCTTTAAAGATCAGGGGCTTGAGATCCTGGCAGTAGATGTCCGGGAAAGTAAAAAAGACGTCGCCGCCTTTATGGACGAGCTCGACCTTAGTTTTCCTGCGGCCCTGGACCCCAGGGGAGATATTGCGGCGATCTACGGAATTGAAGCTTTCCCCACAACGTACATCATAGGCCGGGATGGGAGGATCATCACCAGACTTGTGGGGGCGATAAACTGGGATATCCCGGAGCTAATTGAGCTCTTTCAGATTTTGCTGAAAGTTCCGGCGGCAGAGTAAATCCCTATTGACCCAATGGATTATTGCTGCTATCTTTTAAGAATAGATTTTCAGGGTCGGGTGATTGAAGGCAGCTTCATGATTCCCAACCGGCGGTTATAGCCCGCGAATCCGGGATTGTTCGAACCAAAGGTTCGTAGGTCCGGGATCGAACCGGTGAGATTCCGGTGCCGACGGTATAGTCCGGATGGAAGAAAATCTCGGGTCCGAGCCCGAATTTCCCATGAACCTGCGCCCTGGATTTTTGCTGCGGAACATTCCGTAGCGTGCCGGGGCTTTTTTTGGCCCCGATTGGAAATCCCATTGGAGGCCTCTGTGAAAAAGGTACTAATACTCATTACTCTTACAGCGTTACTGTTCGGTTGTCGCGGCGGTAACTCCGGCGGATCCAAGACCGGCCCAGCGAAGACCGTATCCATAGGCATATTCATCCCCGGGGTTATGTCCGGAAGCCCCCTCTACGAAATGCTGGCCCTCGGGGTACAGCGGGCGGCGGCGGAAAACACCGGCGTTGAAACAACGATTATCGAGGGCGGTTATAACCAGGCGGAGTGGGAAAGCCGGGTAACATCCATGGCCGCTTCCGGGGATTATGATCTTATCGTTTCCTCTAATCCTTCCCTTCCGGCGATTGCCTCGGAGGTATCTGCAAAATTTCCCAAACAGCATTTCCTGCTTCTGGATGGAGAATTATCGGGGAATCCCGCTATCTATACCATGCGTTATAACCAATGGGAACAGGCCTATATGGCGGGGCATATCGCAGCATTGGTTACTAAAGCTGCGGGTCAGGGCCAAACCAGAATTGGTTTGGTGGCAGCCCAGGAATATCCTGCCATGAACGATATTATTCTTCCGGGCTATAGGGAAGGCGCCCAGGCGGTTGATCCGGCCTTTACCGTGGATTTCCGGGTGGTGGGAAATTGGTTTGATGCGGAACGGGGCGCCCAGCTCGCGGAGGAAATGATCCGCAATGGTGCGCCGGTTATCCTTCCCATTGCCGGAGGCGCCGGAGCAGGGGTCCTTCAAGCAGCCTCCGAAGCGGGGGCCAAGGTGGTTTGGTTCGATATCAATGGCTATGATCTGCACCCGGGAACAGTGGTGGGGAGCGCGGTATTGCATCAGAACAGGGCTGCCTATGAGCAAACAAAGCGATATCTGGAGGGCCGTCTCCCCTTTGGCAGCGCCGAAATGGTTGGGGTAGCGGATGGCTATGTGGACTTTATTGAAGATGATCCCCATTATATCGCAGCGGTCAGCGGAGAATTACGGGAAAAACAGACCCTGCTTGTTGAGCAGATTCGTTCAGGGGTTTTAGTTTTAGGAAAATAATGGAGGGAGTGGAACACGGTGGTGGAGCTTAGGGGCATACAGAAATACTTTCCTTCCAACGGAGTTACCGCCCTGGATAACGCTGAATTTGATCTTCGGTCTGGAGAAATCCACGCACTGCTGGGAGAAAACGGGGCGGGAAAGTCTACCCTGATGCATGTTATGGCGGGATACCTAAAACCCGGAGCGGGGCATATCCTGATAGACGGGAAGGAACACCATTTTACCGCCCCGGTGGATGCGCTTTCCGCCGGGATCGGTATGGTCCGCCAGCACCCCCACCTGGTACCGGGATTTACGGTTTGGGAGGATTGCATACTCGGCGCGGAGCCTAGTACGGCAGGAATAGTAAACCGTAAAAAAGCCCGAATACTGACGCAGTCCGTTTCTGACCGCTGGGGTTTCGATCTGCCCTTGGACAGGAACACTGAGACCCTCACCGTAAGCCAGCGGCAAAAAACTGCCGTCCTCGCACTTCTTTTGCGGGGGGAACTACACCGAAAGCATCGGGAGGTACGTTATCTTATCTTTGATGAGGTAACCGCGGTCCTGAGCCCCGGAGAAACCGATAGCCTCTTTGCCCTTTTCAGGCGCCTTAAAGCGGAAGGGAGGGGCATCTGTATCATTTCCCATAAGCTGGAGGAGACCCTTAACCTTGCCGACCGGGTAAGTATTCTGAGAAGAGGTAAAACCGCCGCCGTCCTAAACGCCGCATCCCTGGATGGTGAAAAGGCCGGCAAACTGATGTTTGGAATTGAACCGGTAGAACAGACTACAGCCATGACAGTAACGCTAAACTCTACAGCGCTGACGCCGGACCCCGGTGTGGGTGATGCTGCGGAAAAACAGGGACTGCGGGTAGAGGGTTTGTCGGTAGAAGTCCGGGGCCGGCCTTTTATCCGCAATGTGGATCTGGAACTGCCTCAGGGGAAAATTCTGGGCATTGCCGGGGTCCGGGACAGCGGCCTGGAAACTCTGGAACTGGGGATAACAGGATTCCTGCATCCTTCGGCGGGGAAGATTTTCCTCTGCGGCCAGGACATAACAGGCAAGGGGCCCCGGGCTTTTCGGGCTGCCCGGGGGGCCTACATCGGCGCGACCGGCAAAGCCATGGATCCATCACTTCGGCTTCGTGATAATATCATTATCCACGCCCACCGCCGTTCCCGGCGGGGTTTCCGGGGCAGATTCGGCATCATGGATGAGGAACTGCTGAACTCCTGGATGAAGCGTATTCTGGAAGCGGCCAAGGTCGACCGGAACCCCAAGGTCAAGGCGGATTCCCTTTCCGGAGGTATGATGCAGCGGGTCATCCTGGCCCGGGAATTTGCCGAGGACGCAGCGTTCCTGATACTGGCGGAACCCGGCTGGGGGCTGGACCGTCCCGGCCGGGAAGCGCTGGCCCGGGCGCTTAAACAGAATGCTGCTCAGGGGAAGGGGGCGCTTATTTTTTCTACCGATGTGGATGAACTGCTATCCCTATCAGATGAAATCCTGGTTTTACGGAACGGAGAATTTTCCGATAGAATTTCCCTTGGGTCTTTCCGCGGGCAGGAAGAAACGGTTATGTTTCGGGAACTTAAAGAACGAATAAGCCGTG from Treponema primitia ZAS-1 encodes the following:
- a CDS encoding TlpA disulfide reductase family protein, with the translated sequence MINKQFLCALFILGALLLFPQCVPAKGASQKNNDTTGTAAPAEEIDWDSLPEIDPGVKQAFEELGIPVVDRPIPIFDFSAELLDGSFIKLSDFKGKVVFLNFWATWCGPCRMEMPSMEILYRRFKDQGLEILAVDVRESKKDVAAFMDELDLSFPAALDPRGDIAAIYGIEAFPTTYIIGRDGRIITRLVGAINWDIPELIELFQILLKVPAAE
- a CDS encoding cytochrome c biogenesis CcdA family protein; its protein translation is MFHQVSILLAFGAGLLSFLSPCILPLIPSYLAFLGGMANKRHLVAATLSFILGFSVVFTVLSILFSGTFLLLGGAARYINIAAGIMVILLGLNVLFDFLKFLNYEKRATLTGRPKGLAGAFLVGIAFGAGWSPCVGPILGSILLMAGQSGKAGQAMLYLAVYSAGLGLPFLAAAVFFNRFLRGAAKLRSHLPLIKRISGIFLIGIGIFILLGQYQRLNIFLLKAEYAFSSWAKTGGLPARLLPAIFFFIIAALPPVFRLLKRRPLRSWPLIIFSGIFSILGIVQAAGMLDSAGLIARWLLYRQTI
- a CDS encoding BMP family ABC transporter substrate-binding protein, with protein sequence MKKVLILITLTALLFGCRGGNSGGSKTGPAKTVSIGIFIPGVMSGSPLYEMLALGVQRAAAENTGVETTIIEGGYNQAEWESRVTSMAASGDYDLIVSSNPSLPAIASEVSAKFPKQHFLLLDGELSGNPAIYTMRYNQWEQAYMAGHIAALVTKAAGQGQTRIGLVAAQEYPAMNDIILPGYREGAQAVDPAFTVDFRVVGNWFDAERGAQLAEEMIRNGAPVILPIAGGAGAGVLQAASEAGAKVVWFDINGYDLHPGTVVGSAVLHQNRAAYEQTKRYLEGRLPFGSAEMVGVADGYVDFIEDDPHYIAAVSGELREKQTLLVEQIRSGVLVLGK
- a CDS encoding ATP-binding cassette domain-containing protein codes for the protein MVELRGIQKYFPSNGVTALDNAEFDLRSGEIHALLGENGAGKSTLMHVMAGYLKPGAGHILIDGKEHHFTAPVDALSAGIGMVRQHPHLVPGFTVWEDCILGAEPSTAGIVNRKKARILTQSVSDRWGFDLPLDRNTETLTVSQRQKTAVLALLLRGELHRKHREVRYLIFDEVTAVLSPGETDSLFALFRRLKAEGRGICIISHKLEETLNLADRVSILRRGKTAAVLNAASLDGEKAGKLMFGIEPVEQTTAMTVTLNSTALTPDPGVGDAAEKQGLRVEGLSVEVRGRPFIRNVDLELPQGKILGIAGVRDSGLETLELGITGFLHPSAGKIFLCGQDITGKGPRAFRAARGAYIGATGKAMDPSLRLRDNIIIHAHRRSRRGFRGRFGIMDEELLNSWMKRILEAAKVDRNPKVKADSLSGGMMQRVILAREFAEDAAFLILAEPGWGLDRPGREALARALKQNAAQGKGALIFSTDVDELLSLSDEILVLRNGEFSDRISLGSFRGQEETVMFRELKERISRAMVGMTGGKQINV